The Solanum pennellii chromosome 4, SPENNV200 genomic interval ATGTCTtcacaatacaacataataacaatCTAACAAGTAACAATAAAGTCTTTCATGAActcataataaacaataataagcaacaaacaatgtATTTTGAACTTCTTGTATTAgggtttcttattttttttaaaaaatttatttaatattaataattattaaatataatataattaataaattataatataatatttcagtttaaaccgaaataccgaattcCAAATTAATATGTAccaaaaccgaaccgaaataccgaaaatacaaaaaattaaatcgaataccgaaccgaaaaccgaaataccgaatttATTTCGGTTTTTCGGTGTTTATGCCCACCCCTATTTATTacccctgaatttattttatttctaccccttttcggcctacgtgacactgtCATTGAAAAAATTGTCAACACGCACGAGGCCCataagatagtgccacgtaggccgaaaaggggttataaattatttataaaataagtttgggagtaataggaccttagtatagtataagtgtctctaaaatttcgaTTATAGATTgagggtacttatgcattttcccaaaTAAAAAAACTCTTATATAGCTCCAACTAAAAAAGTTAATTCAGATTGAAATAAATGGTGGTGAAATTATTCAAGATTTCTCCACTCTATTTTGTTATAGTGAAATAGTTATATAATTTAACATAACATCAAAACACACCTTAACTATCCGTTGCTCTCTTTTCCTACCTGAACTAACATAATCGTTCAAGTAGGAAAAGTGAACAATTAATAATTGGtgtaatttgataaatatttgataaaagttcagatatgaaactcaaaaaaataaaatactttagATGCCTTTTTGACCGTCCgttcaaaagaaaatgaaaagagggAGAAACATAAATGTTTATGTCCACCTATTCCTAATCCTAACTTTAAATCCATTTTTCATGTAGAGGATAATAGATACATTAGGACAAACCTCATGGCCTTTCACCATTTCAACATGATAATTATGTATAATAGAAGCAGCCACAGCTTTCATTTGTGTGAAAGCCACTTCTTTCCCTAAACAAACCCTTGGCCCTGCATTGAAAGAAAAGAACTTGTAAGATGGCTCATGTTTCACCGTTCCTCGTTCTGAAATCCATCTCTCTGGCTTGAACTCCAATGCATCTTTTCCCCATACCGATTCCATCCTCCCCATCGCGTACAAGATAACCATCACTCTCATCTTGGGATGTACACAGTGTCCACTCGGGAGAACATCGGGTTCTTGTGGAGTCTTTAGTTGAAACGGAACGGGGGGATATAGCCTTAACGACTCACACAATGCCGCGTGCAAATATATTGCATTTTTGAATTCGCCCCCCTTAAAAAGTCTTTGTTTTTCGCCTTCTTCTCCCAATGAGATGATTGACTTGAGTTCTTCCCTTATTTTCTTCTCAATCTCGGGGTGTGTCACAACTAACCAGATGAACCATGTAAGCCCTGAGCTAGTTGTGTCACGCCCCGCGATCATAAAGTTCAATATGGTATCCCTCAAGAATTTGTCATCAAACATTAGCCCTGTTTTTGTTTCTCCATCATCATTAGCTATGTATGATGCTAATAAATCAACACCCTCCTCCTCTTCATTTTCGTTCAATTTTTCTCCTTTAGCTCTCAATTCATCGCGTTTCATTGTTATATACTTACCTATAACTCGGTC includes:
- the LOC107017459 gene encoding alkane hydroxylase MAH1-like, giving the protein MAFNFLVLASIGYIEIFVAIFFFFVLAFGGKGDFGWKWPFFGEFPSLFYHINTIHQSLTILFSRIGATAFVKGPCFANMDILGTVDPKNVHYIMSANFQNFQKGPEFKKIFDVLGDGIFNADFDLWKDQRKIAKTLITHHTFHKFLVKTSCDMVKNGLVPVLEFMAKEGIVFDLQDVFQRFTFDTTCILVTGFDPGSLSVDLNNIAFMKAMNDVGEVMVIRNLLPQCVWKLQRWLGIGPEKKLRDAREVIDRVIGKYITMKRDELRAKGEKLNENEEEEGVDLLASYIANDDGETKTGLMFDDKFLRDTILNFMIAGRDTTSSGLTWFIWLVVTHPEIEKKIREELKSIISLGEEGEKQRLFKGGEFKNAIYLHAALCESLRLYPPVPFQLKTPQEPDVLPSGHCVHPKMRVMVILYAMGRMESVWGKDALEFKPERWISERGTVKHEPSYKFFSFNAGPRVCLGKEVAFTQMKAVAASIIHNYHVEMVKGHEVCPNVSIILYMKNGFKVRIRNRWT